One Hyphomicrobium sp. CS1GBMeth3 DNA segment encodes these proteins:
- a CDS encoding 3-deoxy-7-phosphoheptulonate synthase class II → MPATWSPESWRSLPIVQVPDYPDAKALADVEARLATFPPLVFAGEARELKNALGAVAKGEGFLLQGGDCAESFLEHGADNIRDFFRVFLQMAVVLTYAGGSPVVKVGRIAGQFAKPRSSPTEKKGDLELPSYRGDIINGAEFTPVARIPDPQRQLEAYRQSAATLNLIRAFATGGYADLERVHQWNMGFVKDSPQGHRYQELADRIAETLGFMRACGITSANTPQLRATSFYTSHEALLLNYEQALTRLDSTSGDWYATSGHMLWIGDRTRQPDHAHIEFCRGVKNPIGLKCGPSLEPDGLLRLIDILNPKDEPGRLTLICRFGHEKVGQHLPKLIRAVQKAGRTVVWTCDPMHGNTISAANGYKTRPFDRILKEVEAFFDVHRAEGSHAGGIHVEMTGQNVTECTGGATAISETDLLDRYHTQCDPRLNADQSLELAFLVAERMKLEREARGLPQRPAALAG, encoded by the coding sequence ATGCCCGCAACCTGGTCACCCGAGAGCTGGCGCTCGCTTCCGATCGTCCAGGTTCCCGATTACCCGGACGCGAAAGCGCTCGCGGATGTCGAGGCGCGCCTGGCGACCTTTCCGCCGCTCGTCTTCGCCGGCGAGGCGCGGGAGCTGAAAAACGCCCTGGGCGCTGTCGCCAAGGGCGAGGGCTTCCTGCTGCAGGGCGGCGACTGCGCCGAGAGCTTCCTCGAGCACGGCGCCGACAACATCCGCGACTTCTTCCGCGTCTTCCTGCAGATGGCGGTCGTGCTGACCTACGCCGGCGGCAGCCCCGTAGTGAAGGTGGGCCGCATCGCGGGGCAATTCGCCAAGCCCCGGTCATCGCCGACCGAGAAGAAGGGCGATCTGGAGCTGCCGTCCTACCGCGGCGACATCATCAACGGCGCCGAGTTCACGCCGGTCGCGCGCATTCCGGACCCGCAGCGCCAGCTCGAGGCCTACCGTCAGTCGGCCGCGACGCTGAACCTGATCCGCGCCTTCGCCACTGGCGGCTACGCCGACCTCGAGCGCGTGCATCAGTGGAACATGGGCTTCGTTAAGGACAGCCCGCAGGGCCACCGCTATCAGGAACTCGCCGATCGCATCGCCGAGACGCTGGGCTTCATGCGCGCCTGTGGCATCACGAGCGCGAACACGCCGCAGCTCCGCGCCACGAGCTTCTACACTAGCCATGAAGCGCTGCTCCTCAATTACGAGCAGGCTCTGACGCGTCTCGATTCCACGAGCGGCGATTGGTACGCCACCTCCGGCCACATGCTGTGGATCGGCGATCGCACGCGCCAGCCCGACCATGCGCACATCGAGTTCTGCCGTGGCGTGAAGAACCCGATCGGCCTCAAGTGCGGCCCCTCGCTGGAGCCGGACGGTCTCCTGCGTCTGATCGATATCTTGAACCCGAAAGACGAGCCTGGCCGGTTGACGCTGATCTGTCGCTTCGGTCACGAGAAGGTCGGGCAGCATCTGCCGAAGCTGATCCGCGCCGTTCAGAAGGCGGGCCGCACGGTCGTCTGGACCTGCGATCCGATGCACGGCAACACGATTAGCGCCGCCAACGGCTACAAGACGCGCCCCTTCGATCGCATTCTGAAGGAGGTAGAAGCCTTCTTCGACGTGCACCGCGCCGAAGGCTCGCACGCCGGCGGCATCCACGTGGAGATGACGGGTCAGAACGTCACCGAGTGCACGGGCGGCGCGACCGCGATCTCGGAGACGGACCTGCTCGACCGCTATCACACGCAGTGCGATCCGCGGTTGAATGCCGATCAGTCTCTGGAGCTGGCCTTCCTTGTTGCCGAGCGCATGAAGCTTGAGCGCGAGGCGCGCGGCTTGCCCCAGCGGCCGGCAGCCCTGGCGGGCTGA
- the rpoC gene encoding DNA-directed RNA polymerase subunit beta', giving the protein MNEITNLFKTQQAIPTFDEIKISIASPEDIHSWSFGEIKKPETINYRTFKPERDGLFCARIFGPIKDYECLCGKYKRMKYKGLICEKCGVEVTLAKVRRERMGHIELAAPVAHIWFLKSLPSRIGLLLDMTLKDLERVLYFENYIVTEPGISPFKEKQLLTEDQYNQAIDEHGPDSFTAGIGAEAIRDLLMSMDLPKIRDDLRQEIAEATTDLKPKKLGKRLKVIESFLESGNRPEWMILTVVPVIPPELRPLVPLDGGRFATSDLNDLYRRVINRNNRLKRLMELRAPDIIIRNEKRMLQESVDALFDNGRRGRVITGANKRPLKSLADMLKGKQGRFRQNLLGKRVDYSGRSVIVVGPELKLHQCGLPKKMALELFKPFIYARLQTLGQAATVKQAKKLVEKEKPEVWDVLDEVIREHPVMLNRAPTLHRLGIQAFEPQLIEGKAIQLHPLVCAAFNADFDGDQMAVHVPLSLEAQLEARVLMMSTNNILHPANGQPIIVPSQDIVLGLYYLSIIRDKEPGEGSVFGSVDEIRHALNAGAVTLHAKIKARFRSTNAEGEEVSEVVETTPGRMILGEVLPKLGGVKFSLVNQLLTKKAISGMIDAVYRNCGQKETVIFCDRIMALGFHHAFKAGISFGKDDMVIPDTKLKIVHDTTEMVREFEQQYNDGLITQLEKYNKVVDAWSKCTDLIAKEMMERISATEKDKNGREKQINSVYMMSHSGARGSPAQMKQLAGMRGLMTKPSGEIIETPIISNFKEGLSVLEYFNSTHGARKGLADTALKTANSGYLTRRLVDVAQDSIIIEEDCGTDRGIKVQAVVDAGQVIVSLGARVLGRTAAEDIIAPGPEGEETIIAKAGDLLEERHSEAIEKAQIQEVRIRSVLTCETITGVCAKCYGRDLARGTPVNIGEAVGVIAAQSIGEPGTQLTMRTFHIGGTANVVDQSFIESNFNGKVKIKNRAIVKDGQGRLIAMARTMAIVIVDQSGKELATHKVQYGARLHVDEGDEVKRGTRLAQWDPYTRPVITEASGKIEFEDLLEGVSVREQTDEVKGTTNRVIVDWRATPRGAELKPAIVIKDGKGKPIKVARGGDARYLLTVDAILSVDPGQEVKAGDVIARVPLASAKQSDITGGLPRVAELFEARRPKDHAIIAEVSGTVEFGKDYKNKQRITIKPDDENAEPVEYLIPRGKSLAVQPGDRVDRGDYIYDGNPAPHDILAIKGVEELANYLINEIQDVYRLQGVTINDKHIEVIVRQMLQKVEITDTGETDFIKGEQIDRIEFDEVNATIEKAGKRPASATPVLLGITKASLQTRSFISAASFQETTRVLTDAAVIGKSDTLEGLKENVIVGRLIPAGTGGMLRGLRRIAAKRDDLISKEKARSEAEKALAPADGEASGPARRRRRVAE; this is encoded by the coding sequence ATGAACGAGATCACCAACCTCTTCAAGACCCAACAGGCGATTCCGACCTTCGACGAGATCAAGATCTCGATCGCATCGCCCGAGGACATCCATTCGTGGTCCTTCGGCGAGATCAAGAAGCCTGAGACGATCAACTACCGCACGTTCAAGCCGGAGCGCGACGGCCTGTTCTGCGCCCGCATCTTCGGACCGATCAAGGACTACGAGTGCTTGTGCGGCAAGTACAAGCGCATGAAGTACAAGGGCCTCATCTGCGAGAAGTGCGGCGTCGAGGTCACGCTGGCCAAGGTGCGTCGCGAGCGCATGGGCCACATCGAGCTCGCCGCCCCCGTCGCCCACATCTGGTTCCTGAAGTCGCTGCCCTCGCGCATCGGCCTTCTGCTCGACATGACGTTGAAGGATCTCGAGCGCGTCCTCTACTTCGAGAACTACATCGTCACCGAGCCTGGCATCTCCCCGTTCAAGGAGAAGCAGCTCCTGACCGAGGACCAGTACAACCAGGCCATCGACGAGCACGGCCCGGACAGCTTCACGGCTGGCATCGGCGCCGAGGCCATCCGCGACCTTCTGATGAGCATGGATCTGCCGAAGATCCGTGATGACCTGCGCCAGGAGATCGCCGAGGCCACGACCGACCTCAAGCCCAAGAAGCTCGGCAAGCGTCTCAAGGTGATCGAGAGCTTCCTCGAGAGCGGCAACCGTCCCGAGTGGATGATCCTGACCGTGGTTCCGGTCATCCCGCCCGAGCTGCGCCCGCTGGTGCCGCTCGATGGCGGCCGCTTCGCCACGTCGGATCTGAACGATCTCTACCGCCGTGTCATCAACCGCAACAACCGCCTGAAGCGGCTGATGGAGCTGCGCGCGCCCGACATCATCATCCGCAACGAGAAGCGCATGCTTCAGGAGTCGGTTGATGCGCTGTTCGACAACGGCCGTCGCGGCCGTGTCATCACGGGTGCTAACAAGCGCCCGCTGAAGTCGCTCGCCGACATGCTGAAGGGCAAGCAGGGCCGCTTCCGCCAGAACCTGCTCGGCAAGCGCGTCGACTACTCGGGCCGTTCGGTGATCGTGGTCGGCCCGGAGCTCAAGCTGCACCAGTGCGGCCTGCCGAAGAAGATGGCGCTCGAGCTGTTCAAGCCGTTCATCTACGCGCGCTTGCAGACGCTCGGCCAGGCGGCGACCGTGAAGCAGGCGAAGAAGCTGGTCGAGAAGGAGAAGCCGGAGGTTTGGGACGTCCTCGACGAGGTCATCCGCGAGCATCCGGTGATGCTGAACCGTGCGCCGACGCTGCACCGCCTGGGCATTCAGGCGTTCGAGCCGCAGCTGATCGAGGGCAAGGCGATCCAGCTTCACCCGCTCGTTTGCGCCGCCTTCAATGCCGACTTCGACGGCGACCAGATGGCCGTGCACGTGCCGCTGTCGCTGGAAGCCCAGCTTGAGGCGCGTGTTCTGATGATGAGCACGAACAACATCCTGCATCCTGCCAACGGACAGCCGATCATCGTGCCGTCGCAGGATATCGTGCTCGGCCTCTACTACCTGTCGATCATCCGCGACAAGGAGCCGGGCGAAGGCTCGGTCTTCGGATCGGTGGATGAGATCCGCCACGCGCTCAACGCGGGAGCGGTGACGCTGCACGCCAAGATCAAGGCGCGCTTCCGCTCGACCAATGCCGAGGGTGAAGAGGTCTCCGAGGTTGTCGAAACGACGCCGGGCCGCATGATCCTGGGCGAGGTGCTGCCGAAGTTGGGGGGCGTGAAATTCTCGCTCGTCAACCAGCTCCTGACCAAGAAAGCCATCTCGGGCATGATCGACGCCGTCTACCGCAACTGCGGTCAGAAGGAGACGGTCATCTTCTGCGACCGCATCATGGCGCTCGGTTTCCACCATGCGTTTAAGGCCGGCATCTCGTTCGGCAAGGACGACATGGTGATCCCCGACACCAAGCTGAAGATCGTGCACGACACGACCGAGATGGTGCGCGAGTTCGAGCAGCAGTACAACGACGGCCTGATCACGCAGCTCGAGAAGTACAACAAGGTCGTCGACGCCTGGTCGAAGTGCACGGACCTCATCGCCAAGGAGATGATGGAGCGCATTTCCGCGACCGAAAAGGACAAGAACGGCCGCGAAAAGCAGATCAACTCGGTCTACATGATGAGCCACTCCGGTGCGCGCGGTTCGCCGGCGCAGATGAAGCAGCTCGCTGGTATGCGCGGTCTCATGACCAAGCCCTCGGGCGAGATCATCGAGACGCCGATCATCTCCAACTTCAAGGAGGGCCTCTCGGTTCTCGAGTACTTCAACTCGACTCACGGCGCCCGTAAGGGTCTCGCCGATACGGCGCTCAAGACAGCCAACTCGGGCTACCTGACGCGTCGTCTCGTCGACGTCGCTCAGGACAGCATCATCATCGAGGAGGACTGCGGCACCGATCGCGGCATCAAGGTGCAGGCTGTGGTGGACGCGGGACAGGTCATCGTCTCGCTGGGCGCGCGCGTGCTCGGTCGTACCGCGGCCGAGGACATCATCGCACCGGGTCCGGAGGGCGAGGAGACGATCATTGCCAAGGCTGGCGACCTGCTTGAGGAGCGGCACTCGGAAGCCATCGAGAAGGCTCAGATCCAGGAAGTGCGGATCCGCTCGGTTCTCACCTGCGAGACCATCACCGGCGTCTGCGCCAAGTGCTATGGCCGTGACCTTGCGCGCGGCACACCTGTCAATATCGGCGAAGCGGTCGGCGTCATTGCCGCTCAGTCGATCGGCGAGCCGGGCACGCAGCTTACGATGCGCACGTTCCACATCGGCGGCACCGCGAACGTCGTCGATCAGTCGTTCATCGAGAGCAACTTCAACGGCAAGGTTAAGATCAAGAACCGCGCCATTGTGAAGGACGGCCAGGGCCGCCTCATCGCTATGGCCCGCACGATGGCGATCGTCATCGTCGATCAGTCGGGCAAGGAGCTTGCGACTCACAAGGTCCAGTACGGCGCCCGCCTGCACGTGGACGAAGGCGACGAGGTCAAGCGCGGCACGCGTCTCGCCCAGTGGGACCCCTACACGCGTCCGGTCATCACCGAGGCGTCGGGCAAGATCGAGTTCGAGGACTTGCTTGAAGGCGTCTCCGTGCGCGAGCAGACGGACGAGGTCAAGGGCACTACCAACCGCGTCATCGTCGACTGGCGTGCAACCCCGCGTGGCGCCGAGCTGAAGCCCGCTATCGTCATCAAGGACGGCAAGGGCAAGCCGATCAAGGTGGCCCGCGGCGGCGATGCCCGCTACCTGCTGACGGTCGATGCCATTCTCTCGGTCGACCCGGGCCAGGAGGTGAAGGCGGGCGACGTCATCGCGCGTGTTCCGCTGGCATCCGCCAAGCAGAGTGACATCACGGGCGGTCTTCCGCGCGTGGCGGAACTCTTCGAGGCACGTCGTCCGAAGGACCACGCCATCATCGCCGAGGTGTCCGGCACGGTCGAGTTCGGCAAGGACTACAAGAACAAGCAGCGCATCACCATCAAGCCTGATGATGAGAATGCGGAGCCGGTCGAGTACCTGATCCCGCGCGGCAAGAGTCTGGCCGTTCAGCCCGGCGACCGCGTGGATCGGGGCGACTACATCTATGACGGCAACCCGGCGCCGCACGACATCCTGGCGATCAAGGGCGTCGAGGAGCTCGCAAACTACCTGATCAACGAGATCCAGGACGTCTATCGTCTGCAGGGTGTGACCATCAACGACAAGCACATCGAGGTCATCGTCCGTCAGATGCTGCAGAAGGTCGAGATCACCGACACCGGAGAAACGGACTTCATCAAGGGCGAGCAGATCGATCGCATCGAGTTCGATGAGGTCAACGCCACGATCGAGAAGGCGGGCAAGCGTCCAGCCTCCGCGACCCCGGTTCTGCTCGGCATCACCAAGGCATCGCTGCAGACGCGGTCGTTCATCTCGGCGGCCTCGTTCCAGGAGACCACGCGCGTGCTGACCGACGCCGCCGTCATCGGCAAGTCGGACACGCTCGAAGGTCTGAAGGAGAACGTCATCGTCGGCCGCCTGATCCCGGCCGGCACCGGCGGCATGCTCCGCGGTCTGCGCCGTATCGCTGCCAAGCGAGACGATCTGATCAGCAAGGAGAAGGCGCGCAGCGAGGCCGAGAAGGCTCTGGCTCCCGCCGATGGCGAGGCCAGCGGTCCCGCCCGCCGCCGCCGCCGCGTCGCCGAATAG
- a CDS encoding AEC family transporter, producing MLEILAIVAPVFALIVSGYIARRIGVIGLAAVSELNRFVVYLALPALLFDVMAHATPSQLYQPGFIIAFGLACGVVFYGTVGGSLLAGRSLGSASIDGLLGSYANTAYMGFPVLLMLFGNDSLVPVTIASILTVCVLFASAIVLIEIGSHKAQGPLQLAGKVIRSLIRNPLLIAPTLGALYGVTGLGLPTAADTFLKLLGGAASPLALVVIGLFLGEPRPVAAADARASALLAAIKLFVHPALTWALAVWMAVPPRLAAMAILLAAMPTGTGPFMLAEFYKLPAVVTSAVILISTLGALVTLPLLMLALGVGGQP from the coding sequence ATGCTCGAGATCCTTGCCATTGTCGCGCCTGTGTTCGCGCTCATCGTCAGCGGCTACATCGCCCGGCGCATCGGCGTGATCGGGCTCGCGGCGGTGTCCGAACTCAATCGCTTCGTCGTCTACCTGGCTCTACCGGCGCTGCTCTTCGACGTCATGGCGCACGCGACGCCGAGCCAGCTCTACCAGCCAGGGTTCATCATCGCGTTCGGGCTCGCCTGTGGTGTCGTGTTCTACGGCACGGTCGGGGGCAGCCTGCTCGCGGGCCGGTCGCTCGGGTCCGCCAGCATCGACGGGCTGCTCGGATCCTATGCCAACACGGCCTACATGGGCTTTCCCGTGTTGCTGATGCTCTTCGGCAATGACAGCCTAGTGCCGGTGACGATCGCCTCGATCCTCACGGTCTGCGTGCTGTTCGCGTCCGCCATCGTGCTGATCGAGATCGGCAGCCACAAAGCGCAAGGCCCGCTGCAGCTTGCGGGGAAGGTCATCCGGTCGCTGATCCGCAACCCGCTTTTGATCGCACCGACGCTCGGCGCGCTTTACGGGGTGACCGGGCTCGGGTTGCCGACCGCAGCCGACACCTTTCTCAAATTGCTCGGCGGGGCCGCGAGCCCACTGGCGCTCGTCGTCATTGGCCTGTTTCTCGGCGAGCCGCGGCCGGTCGCGGCGGCTGATGCGCGGGCCTCCGCCCTCCTGGCAGCCATCAAGCTGTTCGTGCATCCGGCGCTGACGTGGGCACTGGCCGTCTGGATGGCGGTGCCGCCGCGGCTCGCGGCGATGGCTATCCTGCTCGCGGCGATGCCCACGGGGACCGGACCTTTTATGCTCGCTGAGTTTTACAAGCTTCCCGCCGTGGTCACGTCCGCCGTCATTCTGATTTCCACGCTTGGGGCGCTCGTTACGCTGCCGCTCCTGATGCTGGCGCTCGGCGTCGGTGGTCAACCTTAA
- the ppa gene encoding inorganic diphosphatase — protein MRLDAIPIGKNPPQDINVIIEVSVGGEPIKYEMDKASGTLVVDRFLYTPMRYPGNYGFVPHTLSEDGDPIDVLVCNTRTIIPGAVINCRPVGVLIMEDEGGGDEKILAVPTSKVSLRYEKVKNYTDLPPISLQQIEHFFLHYKDLEPGKWAKIHHWGDREEAERRIEEAIARAKK, from the coding sequence ATGCGCCTCGACGCGATTCCGATCGGCAAAAATCCGCCTCAAGATATCAATGTCATCATCGAGGTCTCGGTCGGCGGAGAGCCGATCAAGTACGAGATGGACAAGGCGTCGGGAACGCTCGTCGTCGACCGCTTCCTCTACACGCCGATGCGCTATCCCGGAAATTACGGGTTCGTGCCGCACACGCTCTCCGAAGACGGCGATCCGATCGACGTGCTCGTGTGCAACACGCGCACGATCATCCCCGGCGCCGTCATCAACTGCCGGCCGGTTGGCGTGCTGATCATGGAGGACGAAGGCGGTGGCGACGAGAAAATCCTCGCCGTGCCGACCTCCAAGGTCTCGCTGCGCTACGAGAAGGTGAAAAATTATACCGATCTGCCGCCCATCTCGCTGCAGCAGATCGAGCACTTCTTCTTGCACTACAAGGATCTCGAGCCCGGCAAGTGGGCCAAGATCCACCACTGGGGGGATCGCGAAGAGGCCGAACGGCGCATCGAAGAGGCCATCGCGCGGGCCAAGAAATAG